The Nitrospirota bacterium genome includes a window with the following:
- a CDS encoding VanZ family protein has product MLGYWLPVGFYAGVIFFLSSLSHLEDELPSFLLQEVSDKILHAVEYGILSFLCYRAFRWAAGPAAARHAVLLAIVTASVYGLTDEVHQAFVPLRNASWQDWLADTVGAALAAVGVGRIVKTSASG; this is encoded by the coding sequence GTGTTGGGGTACTGGCTGCCGGTGGGGTTCTATGCCGGAGTCATTTTCTTTTTGTCGTCCCTGTCGCACCTGGAAGATGAACTGCCGTCGTTTTTGCTTCAAGAAGTCAGCGACAAGATTTTGCACGCGGTGGAGTATGGCATCTTGTCGTTCCTCTGCTACCGAGCGTTTCGCTGGGCCGCGGGGCCCGCTGCCGCTCGGCATGCAGTCCTGTTGGCGATTGTGACGGCTTCTGTCTATGGCCTCACGGACGAAGTGCATCAAGCCTTCGTGCCTCTCCGCAACGCGAGCTGGCAGGATTGGCTGGCCGATACGGTTGGCGCGGCGCTTGCCGCGGTGGGCGTCGGTCGAATTGTAAAGACCAGTGCATCGGGGTGA